In Microbacterium enclense, one genomic interval encodes:
- the ileS gene encoding isoleucine--tRNA ligase encodes MTYPRPSSFGPAADGTAAETASVVPSPRFPAIEQETLAFWEADDTFRASIANRDGAEEWVFYDGPPFANGLPHYGHLLTGYAKDVFPRFQTMRGKKVDRVFGWDTHGLPAELEAMKQLGITEKDEIERMGVATFNAKARESVLEYTREWQDYVTRQARWVDFERGYKTLDTSYMESVLWAFKTLHDKGLAYEGYRVLPYCWRDETPLSTHELRMDDDVYKMRQDPSVTVTFPLVGAKAEALGLTGVRALAWTTTPWTLPTNLALAVGPGIRYAVVEGGPHGAADVYRAPDGTPDEAIEATAHRYLLAEDLLPGYAKDLGYETPDAARQAVQTTILGSELEGVSYDRLFDYYADAETWGTRNAWKILVDDYVTVSDGTGIVHQAPAYGEDDKRLADAAGLPTIISLDDGGRFLSAVTDVAGELWMEANRPLIRLLKQGGRLLREASYEHSYPHCWRCRNPLIYKAVSSWFVRVTDIKDDLLANNQRITWVPENVKEGQFGKWLEGARDWSISRNRYWGSPIPVWKSDDPNYPRVDVYGSLADMEADFGRLPVNADGEVDLHRPYIDDLTRPNPDDPTGQSTMRRIEDVLDVWFDSGSMPFAQVHYPFENHEWFDEHAPADFIVEYIGQTRGWFYVMHVLSTALFDRPAYTGVSCHGIVLGNDGQKMSKSLRNYPDVREVFDRDGSDAMRWFLMSSSVLRGGNLVVTEEGIRSGVREFLLPLWNAWYFFATYSNASGPDGYTAEWRTDSTDVLDRYILALTGDLVQGVAADLEGLDSTTASERLRDFAEVLTNWYIRRSRDRFWVGVTEDPSSREAFDTLYTVLETLTRVAAPLLPLVTERVWQGLTGGRSVHLEDWPDASAFPGAEDIRTAMDTVRDVSSVANALRKREGKRVRLPLPRLTVVTPDAAGLAQFEDLVREELNVKSVQVVELTPQSFDEFGLAQRLVVNARAAGPRLGKRVQQVIQAAKAGNWTETERGIVVQTADGEVVLGDGEGTLETDASSLAEGEAVAILVAAEGFLLLDTSTTPELEAEGLARDMIRGVQDTRKAAGFDVSDRIFLSLTFVEDADAHAVAQAFDAAGVASETLAEAVVLAGPKARLIERGAPLPAEYETEIPARTYANVGAVTVAVARIGAPA; translated from the coding sequence ATGACCTACCCACGCCCCTCATCTTTCGGCCCCGCCGCTGACGGCACGGCAGCCGAGACGGCATCCGTCGTCCCCAGCCCCCGCTTCCCGGCGATCGAGCAGGAGACGCTCGCGTTCTGGGAGGCCGACGACACCTTCCGCGCCTCGATCGCGAACCGCGACGGCGCCGAGGAGTGGGTGTTCTACGACGGCCCGCCCTTCGCCAACGGCCTGCCGCACTACGGGCATCTGCTCACCGGGTATGCCAAGGACGTCTTCCCGCGCTTCCAGACCATGCGCGGCAAGAAGGTCGACCGCGTCTTCGGCTGGGACACCCACGGTCTTCCCGCCGAACTCGAGGCGATGAAGCAGCTCGGGATCACCGAGAAGGACGAGATCGAGCGCATGGGGGTCGCGACCTTCAATGCCAAGGCGCGCGAGTCGGTGCTCGAGTACACCCGCGAGTGGCAGGACTACGTCACTCGCCAGGCGCGCTGGGTCGACTTCGAGCGCGGCTACAAGACGCTGGACACGTCGTACATGGAGAGCGTGCTGTGGGCCTTCAAGACCCTGCACGACAAGGGCCTCGCGTACGAGGGCTACCGCGTGCTGCCGTACTGCTGGCGCGATGAGACGCCCCTGTCGACGCATGAGTTGCGCATGGACGACGACGTCTACAAGATGCGCCAGGACCCGTCGGTGACCGTCACCTTCCCGCTCGTGGGCGCAAAGGCAGAGGCCCTCGGCCTCACCGGCGTTCGGGCCCTCGCGTGGACGACGACGCCGTGGACCCTGCCGACCAACCTCGCGCTCGCGGTGGGTCCCGGCATCCGGTACGCCGTCGTCGAGGGCGGTCCGCACGGCGCCGCCGATGTGTACCGCGCGCCCGACGGCACCCCCGACGAGGCGATCGAGGCGACCGCTCACCGTTACCTGCTGGCCGAGGACCTTCTGCCGGGTTACGCGAAAGACCTCGGATACGAGACCCCGGATGCCGCCCGCCAGGCGGTGCAGACGACGATCCTGGGTTCGGAGCTCGAGGGCGTGTCGTACGACCGCCTGTTCGACTACTACGCCGACGCCGAGACGTGGGGGACGCGGAATGCGTGGAAGATCCTCGTCGACGACTACGTCACGGTCTCGGACGGCACCGGCATCGTTCACCAGGCCCCGGCCTACGGCGAGGACGACAAGCGCCTCGCGGATGCCGCGGGCCTGCCGACGATCATCTCGCTCGACGACGGCGGCCGGTTCCTGTCGGCCGTGACAGACGTCGCGGGGGAGCTCTGGATGGAGGCCAACCGGCCGCTCATCCGTCTGCTCAAGCAGGGCGGTCGGCTGCTCCGCGAAGCGTCGTACGAGCACTCCTACCCGCACTGCTGGCGCTGCCGGAACCCCCTGATCTACAAGGCCGTATCGAGCTGGTTCGTGCGGGTGACCGACATCAAGGACGACCTGCTGGCGAACAACCAGCGGATCACGTGGGTGCCCGAGAACGTCAAGGAGGGCCAGTTCGGCAAGTGGCTCGAGGGCGCGCGCGACTGGTCGATCAGCCGCAACCGCTACTGGGGCTCACCCATCCCGGTGTGGAAGAGCGACGACCCGAACTACCCGCGCGTCGACGTGTACGGCTCGCTCGCCGACATGGAAGCCGACTTCGGCCGCCTGCCGGTGAACGCCGACGGCGAGGTGGACCTCCACCGCCCCTACATCGACGACCTCACGCGCCCGAACCCCGACGACCCGACGGGGCAGTCGACGATGCGCCGCATCGAAGACGTGCTCGACGTGTGGTTCGACTCGGGCTCCATGCCGTTCGCCCAGGTTCACTACCCGTTCGAGAACCACGAGTGGTTCGATGAGCACGCCCCGGCGGACTTCATCGTGGAGTACATCGGCCAGACCCGCGGCTGGTTCTACGTGATGCACGTGCTCTCGACCGCGCTGTTCGACCGTCCGGCGTACACCGGGGTGTCGTGCCACGGCATCGTGCTCGGCAACGACGGCCAGAAGATGTCGAAGTCGCTGCGCAACTACCCCGACGTGCGCGAGGTGTTCGACCGCGACGGCTCGGATGCCATGCGCTGGTTCCTCATGTCGAGTTCGGTGCTCCGCGGCGGCAACCTCGTCGTGACCGAGGAGGGGATCCGCTCGGGAGTGCGCGAGTTCCTCCTGCCGCTGTGGAACGCGTGGTACTTCTTCGCGACGTACTCCAACGCGTCCGGCCCCGACGGCTACACCGCCGAATGGCGCACCGACTCGACCGACGTGCTCGACCGGTACATCCTGGCGCTCACCGGTGACCTCGTGCAGGGCGTCGCCGCCGATCTCGAAGGCCTGGACTCCACGACCGCGTCCGAACGTCTGCGTGACTTCGCCGAGGTGTTGACCAACTGGTACATCCGGCGCTCCCGTGACCGCTTCTGGGTGGGGGTGACCGAGGACCCGTCCAGCCGCGAGGCCTTCGACACGCTCTACACCGTGCTCGAGACCCTCACCCGTGTCGCCGCCCCGCTGCTGCCGCTCGTGACAGAGCGCGTGTGGCAGGGCCTGACGGGTGGGCGCAGCGTGCACCTGGAGGACTGGCCCGACGCGTCGGCGTTCCCCGGGGCGGAAGACATCCGCACCGCGATGGACACCGTCCGTGACGTCTCCAGCGTCGCCAACGCGCTGCGCAAGCGCGAGGGCAAGCGCGTGCGCCTGCCGTTGCCTCGCCTGACGGTGGTGACTCCGGATGCCGCAGGCCTGGCGCAGTTCGAGGACCTCGTGCGCGAGGAGCTCAACGTCAAGAGCGTCCAGGTGGTCGAGCTGACGCCGCAGTCCTTCGACGAGTTCGGCCTCGCGCAGCGGCTCGTCGTCAACGCGCGCGCCGCCGGCCCTCGTCTGGGCAAGCGCGTGCAGCAGGTCATCCAGGCGGCGAAGGCCGGGAACTGGACCGAGACGGAGCGAGGCATCGTCGTGCAGACCGCCGACGGCGAGGTCGTGCTCGGCGACGGCGAGGGCACGCTCGAGACCGACGCCTCGAGCCTGGCGGAGGGCGAAGCGGTGGCGATCCTCGTCGCTGCCGAGGGATTCCTGCTGCTCGACACGTCGACCACTCCCGAGCTCGAAGCCGAGGGCCTGGCACGCGACATGATCCGCGGTGTCCAGGACACGCGCAAGGCCGCCGGCTTCGACGTGAGCGACCGCATCTTCCTGTCCCTGACCTTCGTCGAGGACGCCGACGCGCACGCCGTCGCCCAGGCGTTCGACGCTGCGGGCGTGGCATCCGAGACCCTCGCCGAAGCCGTCGTGCTCGCTGGCCCCAAGGCCCGACTCATCGAGCGCGGCGCGCCGCTCCCCGCCGAGTACGAGACGGAGATCCCGGCCAGAACCTACGCGAACGTCGGTGCCGTCACGGTGGCCGTCGCGCGGATCGGAGCCCCCGCATGA
- a CDS encoding bifunctional folylpolyglutamate synthase/dihydrofolate synthase codes for MSDRTRADAVYAALLERQGEQWVQPRVERTRRVLELLADPQRTYRVIHVTGTNGKTSTSRMIESLLRAMGLRTGLFTSPHLERFTERILIDGEPVSDAAIADAWDEITPFVQMVDGELADTGDAPLTFFELLTVLAFVACADAPIDVLVLEVGMGGEWDSTNTADGDVAVFTPIDIDHVDRLGSTIAEIATVKSGIIKPGAAVVSAAQPPEALRVIRARAEKEGASVAVEGGEFALAAQTLAVGGQQLTIRGVVGSYPEVYLPLYGAHQGHNAALAVAAVESLIGGGTQPLAAEVVADGLGNATSPGRLQLLGTAPTVLVDAAHNPHGARALVAALDEAFDIDEWGAVVGILDGKDAVGIVTALVPAVARVFATAPDSDRATDPDTIADVAEAADLPVTVHPTLEDAADAARAWAAESDRRAVVIAGSVVLAGEALRLSELEDWKAGWQE; via the coding sequence ATGAGCGATCGCACCCGAGCCGACGCCGTCTACGCGGCGCTGCTGGAGCGCCAGGGCGAGCAGTGGGTGCAGCCGCGCGTCGAGCGCACGCGCCGCGTGCTCGAGCTGCTCGCCGACCCGCAGCGGACGTACCGCGTGATCCACGTGACCGGGACGAACGGCAAGACCTCGACGAGCCGCATGATCGAGAGCCTGTTGCGCGCGATGGGGCTGCGGACCGGGCTGTTCACCAGTCCGCACCTCGAGCGGTTCACCGAGCGCATCCTCATCGACGGTGAACCGGTCTCGGATGCCGCGATCGCCGACGCGTGGGACGAGATCACTCCCTTCGTCCAGATGGTCGATGGCGAGCTGGCCGACACGGGAGACGCCCCGCTGACCTTCTTCGAGCTGCTGACCGTCCTCGCTTTCGTCGCCTGTGCCGACGCACCGATCGACGTGCTCGTCCTCGAGGTCGGCATGGGCGGGGAGTGGGACTCGACGAACACGGCCGACGGTGACGTCGCGGTCTTCACCCCGATCGACATCGACCACGTCGACCGTCTCGGCTCGACGATCGCCGAGATCGCCACGGTCAAGTCCGGCATCATCAAGCCCGGCGCCGCCGTGGTCTCCGCGGCCCAGCCCCCGGAGGCGCTCCGCGTCATCCGTGCGCGTGCGGAGAAGGAAGGCGCCTCCGTGGCGGTGGAGGGCGGCGAGTTCGCCCTCGCCGCGCAGACGCTCGCCGTCGGCGGGCAGCAGCTCACCATCCGCGGCGTCGTCGGTTCGTACCCCGAGGTGTACCTCCCGCTGTACGGTGCGCACCAGGGGCACAACGCCGCTCTCGCCGTCGCCGCGGTCGAGTCGCTCATCGGCGGGGGCACCCAGCCGCTGGCCGCCGAGGTCGTGGCCGACGGCCTCGGCAACGCGACCTCGCCGGGGCGCCTGCAGCTGCTGGGCACGGCGCCGACCGTGCTCGTGGACGCCGCGCACAACCCCCACGGCGCGCGCGCCCTGGTCGCCGCTCTCGACGAGGCATTCGACATCGACGAGTGGGGGGCCGTCGTCGGCATCCTCGACGGGAAGGATGCCGTGGGTATCGTGACCGCGCTCGTCCCCGCTGTCGCACGGGTGTTCGCGACCGCTCCCGACAGCGACCGCGCGACCGATCCCGACACGATCGCCGACGTCGCCGAGGCGGCCGACCTGCCCGTCACGGTGCACCCGACCCTCGAAGACGCCGCTGATGCCGCGCGTGCGTGGGCCGCGGAGTCCGACCGGCGCGCGGTGGTCATCGCCGGGTCCGTGGTCCTGGCGGGGGAGGCCCTCCGGCTCTCCGAACTCGAAGACTGGAAGGCCGGGTGGCAGGAGTGA
- a CDS encoding DUF4233 domain-containing protein: MAGVSPREPRVRRQRGALESLGAVVLGFESIVVFLGGLVVYGLKVLPFGIDPWWGIVGGVIMALAMVVVSGLLQRRWAVWAGWGLQVLLLLGGFLVPALAAVALIFGGMWAYATIKGAALDRENARRAAQPNLSNGE, encoded by the coding sequence GTGGCAGGAGTGAGCCCCCGCGAACCCCGGGTGCGCCGTCAGCGCGGAGCCCTCGAGTCACTCGGAGCCGTGGTCCTCGGCTTCGAGTCGATCGTCGTCTTCCTCGGCGGCCTCGTGGTGTACGGCCTGAAGGTCCTGCCGTTCGGCATCGACCCGTGGTGGGGGATCGTCGGTGGTGTCATCATGGCGCTCGCGATGGTCGTCGTCTCGGGACTGCTCCAGCGTCGATGGGCCGTATGGGCCGGCTGGGGTCTGCAGGTGCTCTTGCTGCTCGGCGGCTTCCTCGTCCCGGCCCTCGCCGCCGTCGCTCTCATTTTCGGCGGCATGTGGGCGTATGCGACCATCAAGGGAGCGGCGCTGGACCGGGAGAACGCCCGACGCGCCGCTCAGCCCAACCTCTCGAACGGAGAATGA
- the ndk gene encoding nucleoside-diphosphate kinase, producing the protein MATEETLVLVKPDGVARGLTGAILARIEAKGYALVDIRLVEPDRETLAQHYAEHEGKPFYEPLLEFMLSGPSVAIRLAGNRVIEGFRSLAGTTDPTTAAPGTIRGDFGRDWGLKVQQNLVHGSDSVESAERELAIWFA; encoded by the coding sequence ATGGCCACCGAAGAGACCCTTGTCCTGGTCAAGCCCGACGGCGTCGCCCGCGGTCTGACCGGCGCGATCCTCGCGCGTATCGAGGCGAAGGGCTACGCCCTCGTCGACATCCGCCTTGTCGAGCCCGACCGCGAGACCCTCGCCCAACACTACGCCGAGCACGAGGGCAAGCCGTTCTACGAGCCCCTCCTGGAGTTCATGCTCTCGGGCCCCTCCGTCGCGATCCGCCTCGCCGGGAACCGCGTCATCGAGGGCTTCCGCTCGCTGGCCGGGACCACCGACCCCACCACCGCGGCCCCGGGCACGATCCGCGGCGACTTCGGTCGCGACTGGGGCCTGAAGGTGCAGCAGAACCTCGTGCACGGCAGCGACAGCGTCGAATCCGCCGAGCGCGAGCTCGCGATCTGGTTCGCCTGA
- a CDS encoding PLDc N-terminal domain-containing protein — MDAVNPLIPTAYDLVWSGLVIVALGLAVWAIVSLSRAAPRLTSGSVLVWVVVILFVPVLGALAWLAAGRRAGGEVSRT, encoded by the coding sequence ATGGATGCCGTGAACCCGCTGATCCCGACGGCGTACGACCTCGTCTGGTCGGGGCTCGTCATCGTCGCGCTGGGGCTGGCGGTGTGGGCGATCGTGAGCCTGTCCCGCGCAGCACCACGCCTGACGTCGGGGTCGGTGCTGGTCTGGGTGGTCGTGATCCTCTTCGTACCCGTCCTGGGGGCGCTCGCCTGGCTCGCGGCCGGGCGACGGGCCGGGGGCGAAGTCTCCCGCACCTGA
- a CDS encoding vitamin K epoxide reductase family protein, whose translation MSDSVPARRPVVVAIWLVFAGVVGWWAAFSLTMERFAQLTNPGEAASCDFSVLVQCSANLQSPQGSVFGFPNPIIGLTAWAAPIVVGMALLAGARFARWFWALFWVGFAFALTFVIWLISQSIFVLGTLCPWCMVTWSVVIPSFFVVTLHVLREGVIPVARVRSIADRLMPWVPLMTLAAFVVIAVLAQLRLNVLAQF comes from the coding sequence ATGAGTGACTCCGTGCCCGCACGCCGCCCCGTCGTCGTTGCGATCTGGCTCGTCTTCGCCGGCGTCGTCGGCTGGTGGGCGGCGTTCTCACTGACCATGGAGCGCTTCGCCCAGTTGACGAACCCGGGTGAAGCGGCATCCTGCGACTTCAGCGTCCTCGTGCAGTGCTCGGCGAACCTGCAGTCGCCGCAGGGAAGCGTGTTCGGATTCCCCAATCCGATCATCGGTCTCACCGCGTGGGCGGCGCCGATCGTGGTGGGGATGGCTCTACTCGCGGGGGCGCGCTTCGCGCGCTGGTTCTGGGCGCTGTTCTGGGTCGGCTTCGCCTTCGCGCTCACCTTCGTGATCTGGCTGATCTCCCAGAGCATCTTCGTGCTCGGGACGCTGTGCCCGTGGTGCATGGTGACGTGGTCGGTGGTGATCCCGTCGTTCTTCGTCGTCACGCTGCACGTTCTGCGGGAGGGCGTCATCCCCGTCGCGCGCGTCCGGTCGATCGCCGACCGTCTGATGCCCTGGGTCCCGCTGATGACGCTCGCGGCCTTCGTCGTCATCGCGGTGCTGGCACAGCTGCGTCTGAACGTGCTCGCACAGTTCTGA
- a CDS encoding Rne/Rng family ribonuclease — translation MADASDEQNSTEQTAPDAAVEQADSTVSAPDAVDDTAAVESPAAEEAPAADAPLATAADAGETPAVDAPGVDEEEGAVQDAESAAALDTAPPAVLDESAPAGAPEDAAPADTAPADTAPADAAASATEETEKPAEAVASDAPTQDATIPEKPERPTAVSLGLLPEVFVSAVSTQLHFYAPEPLPAALRDESDERGLRDDSDDDAPAERTSANARRRNRRRGGATVPTTDDREDAAPAPARQRAVEVVTEPQRIKGSTRLEAKKQRRRDGREAGRRRPVVTEAEFLARREAVDRVMVVRSKAGRIQIAVLEDNVLVEHYVARNQDASLIGNVYLGRVQNVLPSMEAAFVDIGRGRNAVLYSGEVDWDGIDTGNQPRRIELALKSGDRVLVQVTKDPVGHKGARLTSQISLPGRYLVYVPNGTMNGISRKLPDTERARLKKILKEVLPESSGVIVRTAAEGATEDQLTRDVQRLTSQWEHVSTQLKTIQAPALLHSEPDLLVKIVRDVFNEDFTRMLIQGDEALQTISNYLAGVAPDLLERVEKYEGEQDPFDAFRVTEQIEKALDRKVWLPSGGSLVIDRTEAMTVVDVNTGKFVGSGGNLEETVTKNNLEAAEEIVRQLRLRDIGGIIVVDFIDMVLESNRDLVLRRLIECLSRDRTKHQVAEVTSLGLVQMTRKKLGLGLLETFSEACEVCAGRGVVVHHDPVVRHRTPANGNGGGTGGQGNRRSRGGNGNGNGAPAPSGAGNGNGGSNGNGGAAAAPGGTHVITEGVKSALAQIAASTIHPTVEDPAVVEAAVVASVEAVLDAKVETPVREKRPRKKREPRAPRTEKDALLESVLEALPEPKAPGQGRSRRRVTTAALTGTPVDAQPSTES, via the coding sequence ATGGCAGACGCAAGCGACGAACAGAACAGCACCGAGCAGACGGCGCCCGACGCAGCGGTCGAGCAGGCCGACAGCACGGTCTCCGCGCCCGACGCCGTGGATGACACCGCGGCCGTCGAGTCTCCCGCCGCCGAGGAGGCGCCCGCCGCTGACGCACCCCTCGCCACGGCGGCGGACGCGGGCGAGACCCCCGCCGTCGACGCCCCGGGTGTCGACGAAGAAGAAGGCGCAGTTCAGGATGCCGAGAGCGCTGCGGCGCTCGACACGGCCCCACCCGCGGTCCTCGACGAGTCGGCACCCGCCGGCGCACCGGAGGACGCTGCTCCAGCGGACACCGCTCCGGCGGACACTGCTCCCGCGGACGCCGCCGCGTCCGCGACCGAGGAGACGGAGAAGCCCGCCGAGGCCGTGGCATCCGACGCCCCCACCCAGGACGCGACGATCCCGGAGAAGCCGGAGCGCCCGACCGCCGTCTCGCTGGGTCTGCTGCCCGAGGTGTTCGTCTCGGCCGTCTCGACGCAACTGCACTTCTACGCTCCGGAGCCGCTTCCGGCGGCCCTGCGCGACGAGTCCGATGAGCGCGGCCTCCGCGACGACAGTGACGACGACGCACCTGCCGAGCGCACCTCGGCGAACGCCCGCCGCCGCAACCGCCGCCGCGGTGGCGCGACGGTTCCGACGACCGACGACCGTGAGGACGCTGCGCCCGCACCCGCGCGCCAGCGCGCGGTCGAGGTCGTCACGGAGCCGCAGCGCATCAAGGGCTCCACGCGCCTCGAGGCCAAGAAGCAGCGCCGCCGCGACGGTCGCGAGGCCGGTCGCCGCCGCCCCGTCGTCACCGAAGCCGAGTTCCTCGCGCGCCGCGAAGCCGTCGACCGCGTGATGGTCGTGCGTTCCAAGGCCGGTCGTATCCAGATCGCCGTGCTCGAAGACAACGTGCTGGTCGAGCACTACGTGGCCCGCAATCAGGACGCGTCGCTCATCGGCAACGTGTACCTCGGTCGCGTGCAGAACGTCCTGCCCAGCATGGAGGCCGCCTTCGTCGACATCGGCCGCGGCCGTAACGCCGTGCTCTACTCGGGCGAGGTCGACTGGGACGGTATCGACACCGGCAACCAGCCCCGCCGCATCGAGCTCGCCCTGAAGTCCGGCGACCGTGTGCTCGTGCAGGTCACCAAAGACCCCGTGGGCCACAAGGGTGCGCGCCTGACGAGCCAGATCTCGCTGCCGGGCCGCTACCTCGTGTACGTGCCGAACGGCACGATGAACGGGATCTCGCGCAAGCTCCCCGACACCGAGCGCGCACGCCTGAAGAAGATCCTCAAGGAGGTCCTTCCCGAGTCGTCGGGCGTGATCGTCCGCACCGCCGCCGAGGGGGCCACCGAAGACCAGCTGACGCGCGACGTGCAGCGCCTCACCTCGCAGTGGGAGCACGTGAGCACGCAGCTGAAGACGATCCAGGCCCCCGCGCTGCTGCACTCCGAGCCCGACCTGCTCGTCAAGATCGTCCGCGATGTCTTCAACGAAGACTTCACGCGCATGCTCATCCAGGGCGATGAAGCGCTCCAGACGATCTCGAACTACCTCGCCGGCGTCGCCCCCGACCTGCTGGAGCGCGTCGAGAAGTACGAGGGCGAGCAGGACCCGTTCGACGCCTTCCGCGTCACCGAGCAGATCGAGAAGGCGCTCGACCGCAAGGTCTGGCTGCCCTCCGGCGGTTCCCTCGTGATCGACCGCACCGAGGCGATGACCGTGGTCGACGTCAACACCGGCAAGTTCGTCGGCTCGGGCGGGAACCTCGAAGAGACCGTCACGAAGAACAACCTCGAGGCGGCCGAGGAGATCGTGCGCCAGCTGCGCCTGCGCGACATCGGCGGCATCATCGTCGTCGACTTCATCGACATGGTGCTCGAGTCCAACCGCGACCTCGTGCTGCGCCGCCTGATCGAGTGCCTCAGCCGCGACCGGACGAAGCACCAGGTCGCCGAGGTCACCTCGCTCGGTCTCGTGCAGATGACGCGGAAGAAGCTCGGTCTCGGACTCCTGGAAACCTTCAGCGAGGCGTGCGAGGTCTGCGCCGGTCGCGGCGTCGTCGTTCACCACGACCCCGTCGTCCGCCACCGCACGCCCGCGAACGGCAACGGCGGCGGTACCGGGGGCCAGGGCAACCGCCGCTCGCGCGGAGGCAACGGCAACGGAAACGGCGCTCCCGCTCCCAGCGGTGCCGGCAACGGCAACGGGGGCTCGAACGGCAACGGGGGAGCGGCTGCCGCTCCCGGAGGCACGCACGTGATCACCGAAGGCGTGAAGTCCGCCCTCGCGCAGATCGCGGCATCCACGATCCACCCCACGGTCGAAGACCCCGCTGTCGTCGAAGCGGCCGTGGTCGCCTCGGTCGAGGCGGTGCTGGATGCCAAGGTGGAGACACCCGTCCGCGAGAAGCGTCCGCGCAAGAAGCGCGAGCCCCGCGCTCCGCGCACCGAGAAGGACGCGCTGCTGGAGTCCGTGCTCGAGGCTCTTCCGGAGCCGAAGGCGCCGGGTCAAGGTCGCTCGCGCCGCCGCGTCACCACCGCGGCCCTGACCGGCACCCCGGTCGACGCGCAGCCCTCGACGGAGTCCTGA
- a CDS encoding DUF4031 domain-containing protein, translated as MAILIDDPQWPAHGRLWAHLVSDSDLDELHAFAAAAGIPRRAFDLDHYDVPDERHADLVAAGAVHVGGRELVRRLRASGLRITARERRSRRA; from the coding sequence ATGGCAATCCTCATCGACGACCCGCAGTGGCCCGCGCACGGTCGACTCTGGGCCCACCTGGTGAGCGACAGCGATCTCGACGAGCTGCACGCCTTCGCCGCAGCGGCCGGAATCCCCCGACGGGCGTTCGATCTCGACCACTACGACGTGCCCGATGAGCGCCACGCCGACCTCGTCGCAGCGGGAGCAGTGCACGTCGGCGGGCGCGAGCTCGTCCGCCGCCTGCGGGCCTCGGGGCTGCGCATCACGGCGCGCGAGCGTCGCTCCCGCCGCGCGTGA
- the rplU gene encoding 50S ribosomal protein L21, with protein MVYAVVRAGGRQEKVQVGTVVVLDRQKAKIGESIQLPAVLFVDGDAVTTDADKLAKVSVTAEVLGEERGPKIVIQKFKNKTGYKKRQGHRQDLTRVKITGIK; from the coding sequence GTGGTTTACGCAGTTGTGCGCGCCGGCGGCCGCCAGGAGAAGGTCCAGGTCGGCACGGTCGTCGTGCTCGACCGCCAGAAGGCGAAGATCGGCGAGAGCATCCAGCTGCCCGCCGTCCTGTTCGTCGACGGCGACGCGGTCACGACCGACGCCGACAAGCTCGCGAAGGTCTCGGTCACGGCCGAGGTGCTCGGCGAGGAGCGCGGTCCGAAGATCGTGATCCAGAAGTTCAAGAACAAGACCGGCTACAAGAAGCGCCAGGGCCACCGCCAGGACCTCACGCGCGTCAAGATCACCGGCATCAAGTAA
- the rpmA gene encoding 50S ribosomal protein L27, with amino-acid sequence MAHKKGASSTRNGRDSNAQRLGVKRFGGQAVNAGEILVRQRGTHFHPGANVGRGGDDTLFALAAGAVEFGNKGGRKVVNIVAAAE; translated from the coding sequence ATGGCACACAAAAAGGGCGCAAGCTCCACCCGTAACGGTCGTGACTCCAACGCACAGCGCCTCGGCGTGAAGCGCTTCGGCGGCCAGGCCGTCAACGCCGGCGAGATCCTCGTCCGCCAGCGCGGCACGCACTTCCACCCCGGCGCCAATGTCGGCCGTGGAGGCGACGACACGCTCTTCGCTCTCGCCGCCGGTGCGGTCGAGTTCGGCAACAAGGGCGGCCGCAAGGTCGTCAACATCGTCGCCGCAGCGGAGTAA